The Pseudomonas chlororaphis subsp. piscium genome contains the following window.
GCCAGAACTTGCGCTCTCAGGGATTTTTGCAAGGACATCGAATGAGATCTCTCAACAGGGATAGAGCACGCCCGAGGCGGGCATGGGTAGCGTGCGAACATCCCTGTCAGGCGAATCGGGGCAAGCCGGTCGCGCAGTCGTTGTATGCGTGATCGGCCTGAAAGAGGCTTTCTTGAGGGCCTCCGACAGCCGGTTATAAGCGCCGGATATTGCACTTCAAACCGTCACAAAATCGTCATGACGGCTTGCGATGATCGGGCTCAAGTGAACCTGTAAAACCGCCTACAGGTGCCTTCCCTCCTGCGAGACTCCATGAACCACAGCATCGACCATGCCCATCGCGATTCGGATCTGTTCGGCCTGCTCTACGGCTTTGCGTTTCGCCCCGGCGAGCGGGGGCGCGAACTGGATTCGGCCAAGGCCCTGCAAGCCCTGCAACAGCCGGACGATGGTGGGGAGTTTCTCTGGCTGCACCTGAACCTGGCGCATGCCGCCTGCGAACGCTGGATGCAGACCCACCTGGCCCTGCCGGAAGAATTCTTCGAGGCCTTGCACGAAGGCTCGCGCTCGACCCGCATCGAGCATGTGGACTCGGCCCTGCTGGCGGTGGTCAACGACGTGGTGTTCAACTTCGGCAGCATGGTGTCCTCGGACATCTCCACCCTGTGGGTCTGTGTGCGCAGCCGGCTGATCGTCAGCGCGCGCCTGCAACCCTTGCATTCGGTGGACAAGCTGCGCTCCTCGGTCAAGGCCGGCGAACGTTTCCGCTCGCCCCTGGAACTGCTGGTGCACCTGCTGCGCGACCAGGGCGAAGTGCTGACCCAGATCGTGCGCAAGACCAGCCTCAACGTCGACCAGATCGAAGACCAGTTGCTGGCCGCGCGGATCTCCACCAACCGCGCCGAACTGGGGGCCATGCGCCGGGTGCTGGTGCGCCTGCAACGCCTGCTGGCGCTGGAGCCGGGCTCGCTGCTGCGGCTGCTCAACCGTCCGCCGCAATGGCTGCAGAAGGAGGACGTCAAGGAGCTGCGCAAGTCCACCGAGGAGTTCGCCCTGATCATCAACGACCTCACTGCCCTCGGCGAGCGGATCAAGCTGCTGCAGGAAGAGATCGCCGCCAATATCAACGAACAGACCAACCGCACCCTGTTCACCCTGACCGTGGTCACGGTGCTGGCGCTGCCGATCAACATCATCGCCGGCTTCTTCGGCATGAACGTCGGCGGCATCCCCTTCTCCGGGGACCCGGAAGGCTTCTGGATCCTCGTCGCGCTGGTCGCCACCTTCACCGTCATCGCCGGCCGCTGGGCGTTTCGCAAGCGCCAGGATATGTAGGCTGCCGCTTGTCGTAGGAGCGAGGTTTGCCCGCGATGGCGTCGGTGAGTACGCCCAAGGTGACAAGGCTTGAATCCGACGGAGCCCAAGGCGGCCTCATCGCGGGCAAGCCTCGCTCCTACAGAAAGGGGGCTGCTTCTTGACCAGTGGTTAAAGGATTCACCCAAACACTGACCTGAGGCAGTCTCTCTGTAATATTTGGCAACGATCATGGGCGACACTCCTCCCTGCCACAGGATTGTCCGGCAATGGCCACCCCTTCACTGACCGCCGCCTCCCCTTCCCCCGC
Protein-coding sequences here:
- a CDS encoding transporter; the encoded protein is MNHSIDHAHRDSDLFGLLYGFAFRPGERGRELDSAKALQALQQPDDGGEFLWLHLNLAHAACERWMQTHLALPEEFFEALHEGSRSTRIEHVDSALLAVVNDVVFNFGSMVSSDISTLWVCVRSRLIVSARLQPLHSVDKLRSSVKAGERFRSPLELLVHLLRDQGEVLTQIVRKTSLNVDQIEDQLLAARISTNRAELGAMRRVLVRLQRLLALEPGSLLRLLNRPPQWLQKEDVKELRKSTEEFALIINDLTALGERIKLLQEEIAANINEQTNRTLFTLTVVTVLALPINIIAGFFGMNVGGIPFSGDPEGFWILVALVATFTVIAGRWAFRKRQDM